From the genome of Pseudomonas sp. FP453:
CCCAGGCGCCCAACGTACGGGAAGCCGCACGCACGCTGACGCGCTTCGAAGCGCTGTACGGCTCCAACTATCGAGGGCAGTCGAGTTTTCATGAGGATGCCGAGGGCGCCTGGCTGCGGTTCTATTCCATCAGCCCCTACAACGCCTACAACCGCTTTGTGGTGGACTCGATCATCGCCGGCTGGCTGCACCAATTGTCAGGCCTGGCCCAGCAGCCCGTGCAGGCGCAACGTATCGAAATCGAGTTTGCCGCGCCGGACTACGCCGACGCGTACCGCGTACTGGGCGAGGGTCCGATCCAGTTTGGCGCCGAATCCAACCAGCTGCGTCTGAACCAACAGACCCTGGCCCTGCGCAATCCACAGCATTGCCCCAGCACCTGGCACTTGTTGTTGCAACTGTGTGAACGGGAATTGGAGCAGTTGACCCGCACCCGCAGCCTGCGCGAGCGCATTACCCGGTTGCTCGGGCCGATGCTCAATGGCGGCCGGGAACCCGACCTGGAAGAAGTGGCGGCACGCTTGAAGCTGCCGACCTGGACGCTGCGCCGCAAACTGGCCGAAGAAGGCACTCAGTTCCGCGCGATTCTCAACGACACCCGTCGCGACCTGGCCATGACCTACATTCGCGACACGGAGTTGGCGTTCGGCGAAATCGCCTACTTGCTCGGTTTTGCCTCGGCCCAGGCGTTTCAACGGGCGTTCAGGCGGTGGAACAACCAGACCCCAGGGGAATTTCGCCGCAGTCAGCGGCATTCCGCCTGAAGTCGGGGTTACAGCTCGGTTGCATCATCTGCGGGTTCAAGCGGGTCCAACTCGATCGCGCTGAACTCAAGCAGTTCTTCCTGGTAGTCGTCCATGGTGGGCTCCTTGTTTAATTAAAAGCGGTTGCAGGTAAATGACCTGCATCACCAGCCTAAAGTGCCGTTGTGACGAAAAAAAGTCGGCGTCATGACGTTCCTGCACTTGAGGATTAAACGTAGCAGCAGAGTGCGGATTTAGCACAGGGGATTTTTGGCGAGGGCATGCACTGAGACATGGCGAAACATGTGGGAGCTGGCTTGCCTGCGATGGCGGTGTGTCAGCCAAGGAGCTACAAGCTGATACACCGCCATCGCAGGCAAGCCAGCTCCCACATTTGACTGTGTTCACAAGTCAGGATGTGGGAGCAGTTCTGGTTACTGCGCGGGAGTAGGCAGTGGCGGAATCGCTTCGGTCGGCGCCGGCAGGTCCGGGTTGCTTGTGGCCGGAGCAGGTGCAGGTTCTGCCTGAGGTGCAATCGGCGCGGCTTCAGCCGGTGGGGCCACCGGTTCTGCAGCAGCGGGCGCCTCGACCTTCTCGGCAACCGGCGCAGCCTTCGGCTCGGGCACACCCAAATCAGCTTTCGGCTGCTCGGGAATATGCTCGGCCTTCTTCACTTCTTGCGGCAGGAACACGTCCACCAGCGCAAAGTAACGCTCGTAGAACTTCGGCGCCGAGACGGTTTCGCTGGCGACTTTCACCATCGAATCATCGGTAGAACCAATCGGCATCGACACCGAACCCAGCACGCCCACCCCCAGGCTTGCCGAGTTGTTGACCTTCTTCAGGGCGTAGCGGTCCTGCAGGGCGTTGGCAAACATCGTCGAGTGGTTGGTGCCCTTGCCATCATCGGCACACACCACGTTGAAGCTGATCTGCAGATGGCTCTCGCCGGTCTGCTGGAAACTCTTGTTACCGACTACCAGCTTCGGATCGCTGCTGGTAATGATGTAGCCCTGACTCAGCAATGCACGGCGCGCGGCTTCGCATGCGGCCACATCCGTCACTGGGTAATCACGGGAAAACGTACCGGAGTCGTCGAAATTCTCATGTTCATAAATAGCGGTCTTGGGTGACGAGCAGCCCGCGGCGCCCGCCAGCACCAGCGCCAGGCCAA
Proteins encoded in this window:
- a CDS encoding AraC family transcriptional regulator; its protein translation is MKPVRLGDLSVGFVHTLADAIQSHGIDPQPLLLQYGLDPARLAEAGARLSIPRYMRLGHAAIQLTGEPGLGLRMGQLSRLSQAGLAGVTAAQAPNVREAARTLTRFEALYGSNYRGQSSFHEDAEGAWLRFYSISPYNAYNRFVVDSIIAGWLHQLSGLAQQPVQAQRIEIEFAAPDYADAYRVLGEGPIQFGAESNQLRLNQQTLALRNPQHCPSTWHLLLQLCERELEQLTRTRSLRERITRLLGPMLNGGREPDLEEVAARLKLPTWTLRRKLAEEGTQFRAILNDTRRDLAMTYIRDTELAFGEIAYLLGFASAQAFQRAFRRWNNQTPGEFRRSQRHSA
- a CDS encoding DUF2242 domain-containing protein, whose amino-acid sequence is MLTSFHLRSLGLALVLAGAAGCSSPKTAIYEHENFDDSGTFSRDYPVTDVAACEAARRALLSQGYIITSSDPKLVVGNKSFQQTGESHLQISFNVVCADDGKGTNHSTMFANALQDRYALKKVNNSASLGVGVLGSVSMPIGSTDDSMVKVASETVSAPKFYERYFALVDVFLPQEVKKAEHIPEQPKADLGVPEPKAAPVAEKVEAPAAAEPVAPPAEAAPIAPQAEPAPAPATSNPDLPAPTEAIPPLPTPAQ